The following coding sequences are from one Musa acuminata AAA Group cultivar baxijiao chromosome BXJ2-4, Cavendish_Baxijiao_AAA, whole genome shotgun sequence window:
- the LOC135609808 gene encoding AP-4 complex subunit sigma: MGIRFVLLVNKQGQTRLAQYYAEHLTLDERRALEGEIVRKCLARTDQQCSFVEHRNYKIVYRRYASLFFLVGVDSDENELAILEFIHLFVETMDRHFGNVCELDIMFHLEKAHFMLEEMVMNGCIVETSKSNILMPIQLMDKAS; encoded by the exons ATGGGGATCCGGTTCGTGTTGCTGGTGAACAAGCAAGGGCAGACGCGGCTGGCGCAGTACTACGCGGAGCACCTCACCCTCGACGAGCGCCGCGCCCTCGAGGGCGAGATAGTCCGCAAATGCCTCGCCCGCACCGACCAGCAG TGTTCATTTGTTGAGCATCGGAACTATAAAATTGTCTACAGACGCTATGCGTCACTTTTCTTCTTGGTAGGAGTTGACAGTGATGAG AATGAGCTAGCAATATTGGAATTCATACATCTATTTGTTGAGACAATGGACCGCCATTTTGGCAATGTG TGTGAGCTTGATATCATGTTCCATCTTGAGAAGGCACACTTCATGCTGGAAGAGATGGTAATGAACGGATGCATTGTCGAAACAAGCAAGTCAAACATTTTAATGCCGATACAACTCATGGACAAGGCCTCTTAA
- the LOC135608975 gene encoding late embryogenesis abundant protein 29-like, with protein sequence MDKMGEAAGQAQMKKDEVMNKASETCQQGQQQAGGFLQQTGDQVKNMAQGAAEAVKNAVGMGGTNTTSTATTTTTRP encoded by the exons ATGGATAAGATGGGGGAAGCTGCAGGCCAAGCTCAG ATGAAGAAGGATGAGGTGATGAACAAGGCATCTGAAACCTGCCAACAGGGCCAGCAGCAAGCAGGGGGATTCCTGCAACAG ACCGGGGATCAGGTGAAGAACATGGCACAAGGGGCTGCAGAAGCTGTCAAGAATGCTGTGGGCATGGGAGGAACCAACACCActtccaccgccaccaccaccaccacccggcCATGA